The Halorientalis sp. IM1011 genome window below encodes:
- a CDS encoding DegT/DnrJ/EryC1/StrS aminotransferase family protein, with protein MSEIPLYDVNNVIGDEIVDGIREVLDSGWLTLGPKTTEFEETFAAVHKTDEGVAVNSCTSALYASLRALGIGNGDTVVVPAITFAATANVVRLLGGDVIVSDVTETGNLDPDSLRQILERRTDVQAVLPVHLYGLPCNMPEIIDVADEHDIAVIEDCAHAPGASVDGKPVGSFGDAGCFSFYATKNMTTGEGGMVVTNDADLGERVRQLRNHHQTKSPDEKKQNWGYDVDGLGFNFRMSEFQAVMGLSQLKKLGEMTESRQRVARRYREAIATIDGLSWYGNDPEKDHVFHLFVVHVEDEYPLTRNELYDHLSTNDIVTGVHYPPIPELTYYNGVEGEYERAMRLYDRILSLPMFPDMDNSTQDHVIDALRTPQ; from the coding sequence CTTTATATGACGTAAATAACGTCATTGGAGACGAGATTGTCGACGGTATCCGCGAGGTTTTAGATTCGGGGTGGCTGACGCTAGGTCCGAAGACGACAGAATTCGAGGAGACGTTCGCTGCCGTCCACAAGACGGACGAGGGTGTCGCCGTAAACTCCTGTACGTCCGCGCTCTATGCTTCGCTTCGAGCGCTGGGAATCGGTAATGGCGACACAGTCGTTGTCCCTGCGATCACATTCGCTGCTACTGCCAACGTCGTGCGACTGCTCGGCGGCGACGTGATCGTCAGTGACGTGACCGAGACCGGTAACCTTGATCCGGATAGCCTCCGACAGATTCTTGAGCGACGAACCGATGTCCAAGCAGTCCTCCCAGTCCACCTCTACGGACTCCCCTGTAACATGCCGGAGATTATCGATGTCGCCGACGAGCACGACATTGCGGTCATCGAGGACTGCGCGCACGCGCCAGGCGCGTCGGTCGACGGCAAGCCGGTCGGATCCTTCGGGGACGCCGGCTGTTTCAGTTTCTACGCGACCAAGAACATGACGACGGGCGAGGGCGGCATGGTCGTCACGAACGACGCGGACCTCGGCGAACGTGTCCGACAACTCCGGAACCACCACCAGACGAAATCACCTGACGAGAAGAAACAGAACTGGGGGTACGACGTGGATGGACTGGGGTTCAATTTCCGTATGAGCGAGTTCCAGGCTGTGATGGGACTGAGCCAGCTCAAGAAACTCGGAGAGATGACTGAAAGCCGACAGCGGGTGGCGCGTCGATACCGAGAGGCGATAGCGACCATCGATGGACTGTCTTGGTATGGTAACGATCCAGAGAAGGACCACGTTTTCCACCTGTTCGTCGTCCACGTCGAAGACGAATATCCACTGACCCGTAACGAATTGTACGATCATCTCTCGACGAATGATATCGTCACGGGTGTCCACTATCCGCCCATTCCGGAACTCACGTACTACAATGGCGTGGAGGGTGAGTACGAGCGGGCAATGCGTCTCTACGACCGAATCCTATCACTCCCGATGTTTCCGGACATGGACAACTCGACGCAAGACCACGTAATCGATGCGCTCAGAACTCCTCAATAA
- a CDS encoding glycosyltransferase, which yields MAPTVGHFVKNYLPLTQTFVYRYLTSHSTYVPFVCGIRSENTDRFPFEPRYVFMDKSRFDPRFWVYGALAKFDLFGLENTHYRNVIDRTDPDVLHAHFGPRGVELEKYRRDNRPLVTSFYGYDASQLVEGDDSMRAKYQKLFAKGDLFLVEGPAMRQKLLALDCPEEKIALQRIAIDTDRIEPCYPDLSDGLQVLMVGRFVEKKGMPDGIRAFASALGDVEGAELRIVGGESGEYTEADLREIAAAEGVSDQVVFAGFLPYEEYLGAVHECDVLLAPSKRAESGDSEGGAPTVLLEAQASGKPVVATTHADIPYVVEDGIAGRLVTPGDVESLADALCWCRDHPEHLTRMGRAGRENMKAHHNVTELARQLETRYDRLL from the coding sequence ATGGCTCCAACTGTCGGTCACTTCGTCAAGAACTATCTTCCCCTCACGCAGACGTTCGTTTATCGCTACTTGACGAGTCACTCCACCTATGTGCCGTTTGTCTGTGGAATCCGGAGCGAGAATACGGATCGGTTTCCCTTCGAGCCCCGGTACGTATTTATGGACAAATCCAGATTCGATCCACGATTCTGGGTCTACGGCGCGCTCGCGAAGTTCGATCTCTTTGGCCTTGAGAACACGCACTATCGGAATGTGATTGACCGCACTGATCCGGACGTGCTCCACGCCCACTTCGGACCACGCGGTGTGGAACTGGAAAAATATCGCCGCGACAATCGGCCGCTCGTGACGTCGTTTTACGGTTATGATGCCTCTCAACTCGTCGAAGGCGACGATTCGATGCGTGCGAAGTACCAGAAGCTATTCGCCAAGGGGGATCTATTCCTCGTGGAGGGGCCGGCGATGCGACAGAAACTCCTGGCGCTCGATTGCCCGGAGGAGAAGATCGCTCTCCAGCGGATCGCGATTGACACCGATCGGATCGAACCCTGCTATCCTGACCTGAGCGATGGCCTTCAGGTACTGATGGTCGGTCGGTTTGTCGAGAAGAAGGGGATGCCTGACGGGATACGGGCCTTCGCTTCGGCCCTCGGTGACGTCGAAGGCGCGGAACTCCGAATCGTCGGAGGTGAGAGCGGCGAATACACGGAAGCGGACCTCCGAGAGATTGCGGCCGCCGAAGGCGTGAGCGACCAGGTTGTCTTCGCCGGATTCCTGCCGTACGAGGAGTATCTTGGAGCTGTCCACGAGTGTGACGTACTCCTCGCCCCGAGCAAACGAGCCGAATCGGGGGATTCCGAAGGTGGCGCGCCAACGGTTCTTCTGGAGGCACAGGCGAGCGGGAAACCGGTGGTCGCCACGACGCATGCAGACATTCCGTACGTAGTCGAAGATGGCATCGCCGGTCGGTTGGTTACGCCCGGAGACGTTGAATCACTCGCTGACGCACTCTGCTGGTGCCGGGACCATCCAGAACATCTCACTCGTATGGGTCGGGCCGGCCGCGAGAACATGAAGGCCCACCAC